The following proteins come from a genomic window of Macadamia integrifolia cultivar HAES 741 unplaced genomic scaffold, SCU_Mint_v3 scaffold2887, whole genome shotgun sequence:
- the LOC122067390 gene encoding uncharacterized protein LOC122067390, which produces MGIGLDPLRPPTWIKEVEMIFELLDITELQKKKECELLQLKQGSNPLSEYVQKFQELSIFAPHVVDTNEHKARQFERGSSPHIQASIIILKLPTYKDVLERARMFTGCGTGSPPIEDRSHGKRPQAPSNARSTPFQKQQRSRDDQQASMVVCPKCGKSHRGQCLLGVNVCFRCGLHGIWLEIV; this is translated from the exons ATGGGCATTGGATTAGATCCCCTTCGGCCTCCGACTTGGATAAAGGAAGTGGAGATGATATTTGAGCTACTTGATATCACAGAACTGCAGAAG AAGAAGGAATGTGAGCTTCTTCAATTGAAGCAGGGTTCTAACCCATTATCTGAGTATGTTCAAAAATTTCAAGAGCTTTCGATATTTGCTCCTCATGTCGTGGATACAAATGAACATAAGGCTCGACAGTTTGAGAGGGGGTCAAGTCCCCACATCCAGGCTAGCATTATCATTTTGAAATTACCTACCTACAAAGATGTGCTCGAACGGGCTAGGATGTTTACTGGGTGTGGTACAGGATCACCTCCTATTGAGGATAGAAGTCATGGGAAACGTCCACAAGCTCCATCTAATGCTCGATCTACTCCTTTCCAAAAACAACAGAGATCTAGAGATGACCAACAAGCTTCTATGGTTGTTTGTCCCAAGTGTGGGAAGTCACACCGAGGTCAGTGCTTACTTGGGGTTAATGTTTGTTTTAGATGTGGATTGCATGGCATATGGCTAGAGATTGTATGA
- the LOC122067389 gene encoding UPF0481 protein At3g47200-like: MDVDEALASSIEAKLHPKPPFSSRACIFRVPHIFSRQRDGAFAPNIVSIGPFHHGHENLKNMEKYKLWYLHGLLSRTPTPQTSLKIFTKAIRQLEERARECYAEQLINLDTDEFVEMMLVDGCFIIELFRKKANSIGGGQRDDPISSTPWMDTYLRVDLMLLENQIPWFVLEYLFNLTVSPLQSSPSLAELALGFFNTLMPMTVPAKASSRLETKHLLDLLRNSIISVTTDIEVSQVTLENGHRELIPKVTDLVEAGVKFRKGNPKEILNIRFEDGVMEIPPLLIRGSTECLFRSLIAYEQCSSLMPSQITSYVMLLNVSLTHQKMCNY, translated from the coding sequence ATGGATGTGGATGAAGCGTTGGCATCTTCCATTGAAGCAAAGCTTCATCCTAAGCCTCCATTCTCCTCTCGAGCTTGTATCTTCAGAGTTCCCCACATATTCTCTCGACAAAGAGACGGTGCTTTTGCACCTAATATAGTATCAATTGGCCCCTTTCACCATGGTCATGAAAATCTTAAGAACATGGAAAAATACAAGCTATGGTATTTGCATGGCCTCCTCTCTCGTACCCCAACTCCACAGACAAGTTTAAAGATATTCACTAAAGCCATTCGGCAGTTGGAGGAACGTGCACGTGAGTGTTATGCAGAACAATTGATCAACCTTGACACAGATGAATTCGTGGAGATGATGTTAGTTGATGGTTGTTTCATCATAGAACTTTTCCGCAAGAAGGCAAATAGCATAGGAGGAGGACAAAGAGATGATCCCATATCAAGTACACCTTGGATGGACACTTACTTGCGAgttgatttgatgttgcttgaGAACCAAATCCCATGGTTTGTTCTTGAATATCTATTCAACCTTACTGTGTCTCCACTACAAAGTAGCCCTTCCCTAGCTGAGCTTGCACTTGGTTTCTTTAATACTTTGATGCCAATGACAGTTCCTGCCAAAGCAAGCTCTAGGCTTGAAACGAAGCATTTACTTGACCTTCTGCGGAACAGCATAATTTCAGTTACTACAGATATTGAGGTGAGTCAGGTGACACTGGAGAATGGGCATAGGGAACTGATTCCTAAAGTGACAGACCTTGTAGAGGCTGGAGTCAAATTCAGGAAGGGCAACCCTAAAGAAATACTGAATATAAGATTTGAAGATGGGGTGATGGAAATACCACCATTGTTAATTCGAGGAAGCACAGAATGTCTATTTAGGAGTCTCATTGCTTATGAACAGTGTTCTTCGCTAATGCCTAGCCAGATCACATCTTATGTTATGCTTTTGAACGTCTCATTAACTCATCAAAAGATGTGCAATTACTAA